The sequence below is a genomic window from Streptomyces sp. NBC_00289.
ACGAGCGGGGCTGGTTCCGCTTCCAGCGCCTGTACGACGCGGCGCGCTCGTGCGTGCGGGAGCCGGAGGACATCCAGCGCCTGGTGCGGGAGGCCGCGGAGGAGGACGTCAAGGACGGCTCCGGCTGGCTGGAGATCCAGGTGGACCCGACGTCGTACGCCCCTCGGCTGGGCGGTCTGATCCCGGCGCTGGAGATCATCCTGGACGCGGTGCGGACGACGTCGCGCGAGACGGGCCTCGGCATGCGGGTCCTGGTCGCCGCGAACCGTATGAAGCACCCCCTGGACGCCCGGACGCTGGCCCGCCTGGCCGTGCGCTACGCGGATCAGGGAGTGGTCGGCTTCGGCCTGTCGAACGACGAACGCCGGGGCATGGCGCGGGACTTCGACCGTGCCTTCGCCATCGCGCGGGAGGGTGGCCTGCTGTCCGCCCCGCACGGCGGCGAGCTGACCGGCCCCGCGTCCGTGCGCGACTGCCTGGACGACCTGCACGCGGACCGGCTGGGCCACGGGGTGCGGGCGGCGGAGGACCCACGCCTGCTGAAACGGCTGGCGGACCGGGGGATCACCTGCGAGGTCTGCCCGGCGTCGAACGTGGCCCTCGGCGTGTACGAGAAGCCGGCGGACGTCCCCCTGCGGACCTTG
It includes:
- a CDS encoding adenosine deaminase gives rise to the protein MERVRDVSELPKAHLHLHFTGSMRATTVLELADKHGVRLPDALTGALTSGEPPKLRATDERGWFRFQRLYDAARSCVREPEDIQRLVREAAEEDVKDGSGWLEIQVDPTSYAPRLGGLIPALEIILDAVRTTSRETGLGMRVLVAANRMKHPLDARTLARLAVRYADQGVVGFGLSNDERRGMARDFDRAFAIAREGGLLSAPHGGELTGPASVRDCLDDLHADRLGHGVRAAEDPRLLKRLADRGITCEVCPASNVALGVYEKPADVPLRTLFDAGVPLALGADDPLLFGSRLAAQYEIARRHHAFTDAELAELARQSIRASAAPEDMREKLLAGVDDWLTA